Proteins encoded by one window of Lycium barbarum isolate Lr01 chromosome 11, ASM1917538v2, whole genome shotgun sequence:
- the LOC132616856 gene encoding uncharacterized protein LOC132616856: MARRNHTTELGCIACDDLTELGAGKEGWLVNNPNLLTALDTHSIALANRSLVLILHWSEGSDPVGNRVKIVPELSPIEAEYISAIEWLVFDDIKVVGLGTSRGYLLIYSLRGDLIHKQIVSPGKILRLRVRGTKRDLTQDASAEEVCVVMSGVIARFDGSDFQNMLQRWFRERHSQFWDQGDSENSTDTFGRLPYQLWNVSKYGACVDAAITGLMPPPLLELQSSQHYYCAITVGDDAVISAYRLSVDRSRSIVGAILSKVVPAAFSTITSISKMLWRSDPTPAKRPEPKPQPFARASPLTCFKDYPRKGVKLTLSPSGTLAAITDSLGRILLLDTQALVVVRLWKGYRDASCLFVEMLAKKDVETSRSAYHEHLKSDYCLCLAIHAPRKGIVEIWQMRTGPRLLTIPCAKGSKILQPTYRFASSDVSASSYVPLELFFLNGDSGQLFVLNRSLN, encoded by the exons ATGGCCCGACGAAACCATACAACAGAGCTTGGTTGCATAGCCTGCGACGATTTAACAGAACTCGGTGCAGGCAAAGAAGGATGGCTTGTTAACAACCCTAATCTCCTTACTGCACTCGACACTCATTCTATTGCATTAGCCAATCGCTCTCTTGTTCTCATTCTTCATTGGTCTGAAGGATCCGACCCGGTTGGGAATCGGGTTAAGATCGTACCCGAACTCTCACCGATTGAAGCTGAGTATATATCTGCGATTGAGTGGTTAGTGTTTGATGATATTAAGGTTGTTGGTTTGGGTACTTCTCGTGGGTATTTGTTGATTTATTCTCTCCGTGGTGATCTCATTCACAAACAG ATAGTAAGTCCTGGAAAGATTCTCAGATTGAGAGTCCGTGGTACCAAGAGAGATCTGACCCAAGATGCATCAGCAGAAGAGGTCTGTGTTGTTATGTCAGGTGTTATTGCTCGGTTTGATGGATCAGACTTTCAG AATATGCTTCAGAGGTGGTTTCGAGAAAGACATTCCCAGTTCTGGGATCAGGGAGATTCTGAAAATTCTACAGATACTTTTGGTAGACTTCCATACCAGCTATGGAATGTTAGCAAGTATGGGGCGTGTGTTGATGCTGCTATTACTGGTCTGATGCCCCCTCCTCTGCTGGAGCTCCAG TCAAGTCAGCATTATTATTGCGCAATCACTGTTGGAGATGATGCTGTGATTTCTGCTTATCG ACTTTCTGTAGACCGAAGCCGATCAATAGTAGGTGCTATTCTCTCAAAGGTTGTGCCTGCAGCCTTTTCGACAATAACTTCTATCTCAAAAATGTTATGGAGAAGTGATCCAACTCCCGCAAAACGACCAGAACCAAAACCTCAGCCTTTTGCTCGAG CTTCCCCTTTGACTTGCTTTAAGGATTACCCTAGAAAGGGTGTGAAGCTCACATTATCACCTAGTGGCACTTTGGCTGCAATAACTGATTCTCTTGGTCGTATCTTACTCTTAGACACTCAGGCCCTTGTGGTGGTCCGTCTGTGGAAG GGTTACCGTGATGCAAGTTGCCTCTTTGTTGAGATGCTTGCCAAGAAAGATGTGGAAACGTCTAGATCTGCTTACCATGAACACTTGAAGAGTGATTATTGCCTCTGTCTAGCGATTCATGCACCGCGCAAAGGGATTGTTGAG ATATGGCAGATGAGGACCGGTCCGCGTCTTCTAACTATTCCATGTGCCAAAGGTAGCAAGATTTTGCAGCCTACCTATAGATTTGCCTCATCAGATGTGTCTGCGTCTTCTTATGTACCATTGGAACTTTTCTTTCTGAATGGAGACTCCGGTCAACTGTTCGTTTTGAACCGATCTCTTAATTGA
- the LOC132616790 gene encoding uncharacterized protein LOC132616790 isoform X3, whose product MASYNENWLDGSCSYFDDPCPYCGGPHFWQDCENALGREMCAPSQSYDGNICNICGGQNGHWSDCPNYFPSPPPSCSNENTSCAFEFDRNNDMANEGQSTGYEGVMELLQAYFDREREEKRELIGQSILEMNKSLKDENLSISMDVPIPQNEVVEEEISNLQDEPENSCDHNKSCEIEEVVQLEENESSHKEKISNTRKEEIEEMLSGIMGRNEKYGKIVAKWWEVVQYGDDETIQNMDFTTLGFLQALDDSHHEDKLDKVDIVSQDWLMNQAQQLEVYGDHRAGFSRMMEEYLKMHVEQSQEVELLEIDIRKLEAELNAKIEACNAQYQSAMDHNFELVSNEEEVKIDFHELMVNCQPTNSKIMQDV is encoded by the coding sequence atggcatCGTATAATGAAAactggttggatggtagttgttcatactttgatgacccatgtccatattgtggaggacctcacttttggcaagattgtgaaaatgctctcgggagagagatgtgtgcaccgtctcaatcctatgatgggaatatttgtaatatatgtggtggtcaaaatggacattggagtgattgtcctaattattttccttcccctcccccaagttgttctaatgaaaatactagttgtgcttttgagtttgataggaacaatgatatggcaaacgaagggcaaagtaccggatatgaaggtgtcatggaattgctccaagcatactttgaccgggaaagggaggagAAGCGAGAACTCATCgggcaatccattttagaaatgaacaaatcacttaAGGATGAAAATCtttcaatttccatggatgtgcctattcctcaaaatgaagtagttgaagaagagatttcaaatttacaagatgagcccgaaaattcttgtgaccacaacaagagttgtgaaattgaagaagtggttcaacttgaagaaaatgagtcaaGTCATAAAGAAAAAATTTCCAAtactcgaaaagaggaaattgaggaaatgttgagtggcattatggggagaaatgaaaaatatgggaaaattgtggccaaatggtgggaagtagttcaatatggagatgatgaaactatccaaaacatggatttcaccacgttaggatttttacaagctttggacgattctcaccatgaagacaAACTTGATAAAGTGgatattgtgagccaagattggctaatgaatcaagctcaacaacttgaagtctatggggatcaccgtgcaggcttttcacggatgatggaagaatatctaaaaatgcatgttgagcaaagtcaagaagtggagctacttgaaattgatatccggaaattggaggccgaattgaatgcaaagattgaagcatgtaatgctcaatatcaaagtgCCATGGATCataattttgagttggtttccaatgaagaagaggtcaagattgattttcatgagctaatggtgaattgccaaccgaccaattcgaaaataatgcaagatgtctag
- the LOC132618151 gene encoding uncharacterized protein LOC132618151: protein MQNQNFSISKTLNPTLSTTLRSSSLSPFFNPLLRTLPLIPCTSRTPKPLTILSHNQKPKIFLQNDVTFRRDIRSFAGRKKENSGGGRIEGSAEFRRQAKRNARRKSKKLTESLFYRLKNPRGNYPDNFSEEELQMIGLGYDRMVRFMEKDDPNLKHPYDWYKYGQFGPYSWRGVVLGEPIRGRFSDECVSMIGEVKDQEEWEKIEQHEMAQEFQNRLDAMDKNVGLRYFWVFVRHPKWRISDFPWQQWTLVSEVVVEAGDQRLDKWNLMGRLGNKARSLITQCAAWMRPDIVYVQRPVYQCRFEPQDDFFKALTPLLDPESEEDFMFELEDDNGRVEMCTYFGGLCKIVRVNPKAFVDDVVKGYEKLSDEKKSKCLMFLLGNHPVHLLHPYTKEWKAKLEEMELGCDAPDDDDDYGSNNKGETEIVDWIEDDEDGEDDDDNEDEDQYDVDLDASVDEDDDSSQEEDARFWDDEFKKALGSNQAMEKFAKKYMETTTKFYEKHIGAMEEREKEVKEDGGDELAMRGVRAKVSPKEWENLGFGPFRRKLKKGKMPPELFMRAAVRPFTYKNLVKEIVLTRHAIIEGEIGQKK, encoded by the coding sequence ATGCAGAATCAAAACTTTTCTATAtctaaaaccctaaaccctacCCTCTCCACTACTCTTCGTTCATCATCTCTCTCCCCATTCTTCAACCCTCTTCTCAGAACACTACCCTTAATTCCATGCACCTCAAGAACTCCAAAACCCCTCACAATCCTATCCCACAACCAAAAACCCAAAATTTTCCTGCAAAATGACGTCACTTTCCGGCGAGATATACGATCATTTGCCGGCCGGAAAAAAGAAAATTCCGGTGGTGGGCGTATTGAAGGAAGCGCAGAGTTCCGGCGACAAGCTAAAAGAAATGCTCGCCGGAAAAGCAAGAAATTAACTGAGAGTCTTTTTTACAGGCTAAAGAACCCTCGTGGAAACTACCCGGATAATTTTAGTGAAGAAGAGCTACAAATGATTGGTTTGGGGTATGATAGAATGGTTAGGTTTATGGAAAAAGATGACCCAAATCTCAAACACCCTTATGATTGGTATAAGTATGGACAATTTGGGCCATACTCTTGGCGTGGAGTTGTATTAGGTGAGCCTATACGTGGGCGATTTTCGGACGAATGTGTATCGATGATTGGTGAAGTTAAGGATCAAGAAGAGTGGGAAAAGATAGAGCAACATGAAATGGCTCAAGAATTTCAGAATAGATTAGATGCAATGGATAAAAATGTGGGGTTGAGGTATTTTTGGGTTTTTGTTAGGCATCCTAAGTGGAGGATATCAGATTTTCCATGGCAACAATGGACTTTGGTGTCTGAAGTTGTTGTTGAAGCTGGGGATCAAAGGTTAGATAAATGGAATTTGATGGGGCGGCTAGGGAATAAGGCTAGGTCTTTGATCACACAGTGTGCAGCATGGATGAGACCTGATATTGTATATGTACAAAGACCTGTATATCAGTGTAGGTTTGAACCCCAAGATGACTTTTTTAAGGCGTTAACGCCATTGCTTGATCCAGAGAGTGAAGAGGATTTTATGTTTGAACTGGAGGATGATAATGGGAGAGTGGAAATGTGTACTTATTTTGGTGGGTTGTGTAAGATTGTGAGAGTGAATCCTAAGGCATTTGTGGATGATGTTGTAAAAGGTTATGAGAAATTGAGTGATGAGAAGAAGTCTAAGtgtttgatgtttttgttgggcAATCATCCCGTGCATTTATTGCATCCTTATACGAAAGAGTGGAAAGCAAAGTTGGAGGAAATGGAGTTGGGTTGTGACGCAccggatgatgatgatgattatggtagtAATAACAAAGGAGAGACTGAGATAGTTGACTGGATTGAAGACGATGAAGATGGTGAAGATGACGATGACAATGAAGATGAGGATCAGTACGATGTGGATTTGGATGCAAGTGTAGATGAAGATGATGATTCAAGTCAAGAAGAGGATGCTAGATTTTGGGATGATGAATTTAAGAAGGCATTGGGTAGCAACCAAGCGATGGAGAAGTTTGCCAAGAAATATATGGAGACGACTACGAAGTTTTATGAAAAGCATATAGGTGCAATGGAAGAGAGGGAAAAAGAAGTGAAGGAGGATGGTGGAGATGAATTGGCAATGAGAGGTGTTAGAGCTAAGGTTAGCCCAAAGGAGTGGGAGAATCTTGGATTTGGTCCTTTTAGAAGGAAACTTAAGAAAGGTAAAATGCCTCCTGAATTATTCATGAGAGCTGCAGTTAGACCATTCACTTATAAGAATCTGGTAAAGGAAATTGTGTTGACCAGACATGCAATAATAGAAGGCGAAATTGGTCAAAAGAAATGA
- the LOC132616855 gene encoding LOW QUALITY PROTEIN: peptide-N4-(N-acetyl-beta-glucosaminyl)asparagine amidase A (The sequence of the model RefSeq protein was modified relative to this genomic sequence to represent the inferred CDS: inserted 1 base in 1 codon) — protein MALSFFSFLFFFTCFSILQVPFFSTATLHKAALFRPKITTQLDFISKNDTPTTYFEVTKPIKLPKTKSCSYLVLKHDFASTYGKPPVQANYTPPSNCSSQKFSKIVLEWKAKSKGRQFDRIFGIWLGGVEILRSCTAEPRPNGIIWTVKKDITRYYSLLMTYQTLSVYIGNIVDSKYTGVYHVEFFFHFYPADKELILGNSGADLILPISRNLPLNXWFEIENSTDVQSKEFKIPQNAYRAVLEIYVSFHENDEFWYGNLPSDYITANNRSDIAGNGAFREVLVSLDGDVIGAIWPFTVIYTGGINPLLWRPISGIGSFDLPSYDIEITPLLGKILDGTSHNFSFSVTNALNVWYVDANLHLWLDKKSVKTEGKLLEYSSSPLSFSLASNFTGLDGSFATNAHRSISLTGWVKSSYGTVTTNSSQSLSYNNNIMMGNDANLQIVDQKIDFNDTVYAKTLSFPVQVLESFKKFRFHLYSDGVEIGDQSYASISNVTLIFDEKRLKRSKYGSSASSVHDLQKAQGYMLLKDQSIDSGLGSTQQTYKYKDNYSGCYFRNISSSNYTVLYDKVINSCSRLST, from the exons ATGGCTCTCTCTTTCTTCTCTTTCCTGTTCTTTTTCACTTGCTTCTCAATACTGCAAGTACCATTCTTTTCCACAGCAACACTCCACAAAGCAGCTCTCTTTAGACCAAAAATCACCACCCAGCTAGACTTTATATCCAAGAATGACACTCCCACGACCTATTTTGAAGTTACTAAGCCTATAAAGTTACCAAAAACCAAATCTTGCTCCTACTTGGTCCTCAAACATGACTTTGCTTCCACATATGGGAAACCACCAGTCCAAGCAAATTACACACCTCCTTCAAATTGCTCATCTCAAAAGTTTTCCAAGATTGTTCTTGAATGGAAAGCAAAGAGTAAAGGAAGGCAATTTGATCGAATTTTCGGGATTTGGCTGGGTGGGGTTGAGATTTTAAGGAGTTGCACGGCAGAGCCAAGGCCTAATGGGATTATTTGGACTGTCAAGAAGGACATTACTAGGTATTATTCTTTGCTCATGACCTATCAAACTCTTTCTGTTTATATTGGTAACATTGTTGATAGTAAATATACTGGGGTGTAtcatgtggaattttttttccatttctatCCTGCTGATAAAGAACTGATTTTGGGTAATTCTGGGGCTGATTTAATCTTACCAATTTCAAGAAATCTGCCATTAA GATGGTTTGAGATTGAGAATTCTACAGATGTACAGTCAAAGGAGTTCAAAATCCCACAAAATGCATACAGGGCTGTACTGGAAATTTATGTTTCATTCCATGAGAATGATGAATTTTGGTATGGAAATTTGCCTAGTGATTATATTACCGCAAATAATCGTTCAGATATTGCGGGGAATGGTGCTTTTAGGGAGGTTTTAGTAAGTTTGGATGGTGATGTAATTGGTGCAATTTGGCCTTTTACTGTGATATATACTGGAGGTATCAATCCCCTATTGTGGAGACCAATCAGCGGAATTGGCTCATTTGATCTTCCTTCATATGACATTGAAATTACACCGTTGTTAGGAAAGATTTTAGATGGAACTTCTCACAATTTTTCATTCAGTGTCACAAATGCTTTGAATGTGTGGTATGTCGATGCAAATTTGCATCTTTGGTTGGATAAAAAGAGTGTAAAAACAGAGGGGAAGTTGTTGGAGTATAGTAGTTCGCCCCTTTCATTTTCTCTCGCGAGCAATTTTACTGGCCTTGATGGATCCTTTGCCACAAATGCTCATAGGTCGATCTCATTAACTGGATGGGTAAAATCATCTTATGGAACAGTGACTACAAATTCATCTCAAAGTTTAAGTTATAATAACAACATTATGATGGGAAATGACGCGAACTTGCAAATTGTAGATCAGAAAATTGACTTTAATGACACCGTTTATGCAAAGACGCTGTCTTTTCCTGTTCAGGTTCTTGAATCCTTCAAGAAGTTTCGGTTTCACTTGTACTCAGATGGTGTTGAGATAGGAGATCAAAGCTATGCTTCTATCTCGAATGTGACTTTGATATTCGATGAAAAGAGGTTGAAGAGGTCTAAGTATGGATCCTCAGCCAGCTCGGTTCACGATCTACAGAAAGCGCAGGGGTATATGCTTTTAAAGGACCAGTCGATAGACAGTGGACTCGGGAGCACACAACAAACGTATAAATATAAGGACAATTATTCAGGCTGCTACTTCAGGAACATAAGCAGCTCAAATTACACAGTGCTTTATGACAAGGTGATCAATAGTTGCAGCAGATTGAGCACTTAA
- the LOC132616790 gene encoding polynucleotide 3'-phosphatase ZDP isoform X1, translating to MLSLNITSFLKVPLKPNNSNPRFLLFISAMSSSSSTKVTVEYAKSGRSSCKKCDEKIAAKYVRLGLVTKHPQGFDQTKWHHIHCFPFNSNFVSSVEDITGFSSLQSEDKEALEKLINKEILTLEKVSDADTNKIDRKQKETCEQKEEPEQELSKQKRLKLSAPEEEPVLELAFSTSDVRATYKVATLLPKWRAFQTIIYLEQDEGLHASSKIAAFDFDGCLANTSVKRVGANAWSLMHPSIPEKLQSLYNDGYKLVIFTNESNIERWKKSRQAAVDSKIGRLEQFIKVAGVPIQVFIACGLSKITPEDPFRKPKTGMWNIMKKQFNSGVPIDMDESFYVGDAAGRRGDHSDADIKFAQAIGLRFYVPEEFFGKEN from the exons ATGCTAAGCTTAAACATCACCAGTTTCCTAAAAGTTCCTCTAAAACCCAACAATTCAAACCCTAGATTTCTCTTATTCATTTCTGcaatgtcttcttcttcttccacaaAAGTGACAGTGGAGTATGCGAAATCAGGCCGCTCATCATGCAAGAAATGCGATGAAAAGATTGCCGCAAAATATGTTAGATTGGGGTTAGTGACAAAACACCCTCAAGGCTTTGACCAGACAAAATGGCATCACATTCATTGTTTTCCTTTCAATTCTAATTTCGTTTCTTCTGTGGAAGATATCACTGGTTTCTCATCACTCCAG AGCGAAGACAAAGAAGCTTTGGAGAAATTGATTAACAAAGAGATTCTAACTTTGGAGAAG GTTTCTGATGCAGACACAAACAAGATTGACAGAAAACAAAAGGAAACCTGTGAACAG AAGGAAGAGCCAGAGCAGGAACTAAGCAAGCAAAAGCGACTAAAG CTGTCTGCCCCAGAAGAGGAACCTGTGTTGGAGTTAGCCTTCTCTACTTCTGATGTGAGGGCCACTTATAAG GTTGCTACATTGTTACCAAAGTGGAGGGCATTTCAGACGATTATATATCTTGAACAG GACGAGGGGCTTCATGCTTCAAGTAAAATTGCCGCCTTTGATTTTGATGGTTGTCTTGCGAACACATCCGTGAAAAG AGTTGGTGCGAATGCTTGGTCTCTGATGCATCCTTCAATCCCGGAGAAGCTGCAGAGCTTGTACAATGACGGCTATAAGCTG GTAATTTTTACTAATGAATCCAACATTGAGCGCTGGAAGAAAAGTAGACAGGCAGCTGTGGACTCGAAAATTGGACGACTTGAACAATTTATCAAAGTTGCTGGTGTTCCAATTCAG GTTTTCATCGCTTGTGGCTTGAGTAAGATCACGCCAGAAGATCCCTTTCGCAAACCTAAGACCGGGATGTGGAATATTATGAAAAAGCAGTTCAATTCTGGAGTTCCCATAGACATGGACGA GTCTTTCTATGTTGGTGATGCTGCTGGCAGACGAGGTGATCATAGTGATGCTGATATTAAATTTGCACAG GCCATTGGACTAAGATTTTATGTTCCGGAGGAATTCTTTGGGAAGGAAAATTGA
- the LOC132616790 gene encoding polynucleotide 3'-phosphatase ZDP isoform X2: protein MLSLNITSFLKVPLKPNNSNPRFLLFISAMSSSSSTKVTVEYAKSGRSSCKKCDEKIAAKYVRLGLVTKHPQGFDQTKWHHIHCFPFNSNFVSSVEDITGFSSLQSEDKEALEKLINKEILTLEKVSDADTNKIDRKQKETCEQEEPEQELSKQKRLKLSAPEEEPVLELAFSTSDVRATYKVATLLPKWRAFQTIIYLEQDEGLHASSKIAAFDFDGCLANTSVKRVGANAWSLMHPSIPEKLQSLYNDGYKLVIFTNESNIERWKKSRQAAVDSKIGRLEQFIKVAGVPIQVFIACGLSKITPEDPFRKPKTGMWNIMKKQFNSGVPIDMDESFYVGDAAGRRGDHSDADIKFAQAIGLRFYVPEEFFGKEN, encoded by the exons ATGCTAAGCTTAAACATCACCAGTTTCCTAAAAGTTCCTCTAAAACCCAACAATTCAAACCCTAGATTTCTCTTATTCATTTCTGcaatgtcttcttcttcttccacaaAAGTGACAGTGGAGTATGCGAAATCAGGCCGCTCATCATGCAAGAAATGCGATGAAAAGATTGCCGCAAAATATGTTAGATTGGGGTTAGTGACAAAACACCCTCAAGGCTTTGACCAGACAAAATGGCATCACATTCATTGTTTTCCTTTCAATTCTAATTTCGTTTCTTCTGTGGAAGATATCACTGGTTTCTCATCACTCCAG AGCGAAGACAAAGAAGCTTTGGAGAAATTGATTAACAAAGAGATTCTAACTTTGGAGAAG GTTTCTGATGCAGACACAAACAAGATTGACAGAAAACAAAAGGAAACCTGTGAACAG GAAGAGCCAGAGCAGGAACTAAGCAAGCAAAAGCGACTAAAG CTGTCTGCCCCAGAAGAGGAACCTGTGTTGGAGTTAGCCTTCTCTACTTCTGATGTGAGGGCCACTTATAAG GTTGCTACATTGTTACCAAAGTGGAGGGCATTTCAGACGATTATATATCTTGAACAG GACGAGGGGCTTCATGCTTCAAGTAAAATTGCCGCCTTTGATTTTGATGGTTGTCTTGCGAACACATCCGTGAAAAG AGTTGGTGCGAATGCTTGGTCTCTGATGCATCCTTCAATCCCGGAGAAGCTGCAGAGCTTGTACAATGACGGCTATAAGCTG GTAATTTTTACTAATGAATCCAACATTGAGCGCTGGAAGAAAAGTAGACAGGCAGCTGTGGACTCGAAAATTGGACGACTTGAACAATTTATCAAAGTTGCTGGTGTTCCAATTCAG GTTTTCATCGCTTGTGGCTTGAGTAAGATCACGCCAGAAGATCCCTTTCGCAAACCTAAGACCGGGATGTGGAATATTATGAAAAAGCAGTTCAATTCTGGAGTTCCCATAGACATGGACGA GTCTTTCTATGTTGGTGATGCTGCTGGCAGACGAGGTGATCATAGTGATGCTGATATTAAATTTGCACAG GCCATTGGACTAAGATTTTATGTTCCGGAGGAATTCTTTGGGAAGGAAAATTGA
- the LOC132616790 gene encoding polynucleotide 3'-phosphatase ZDP isoform X4, with amino-acid sequence MLSLNITSFLKVPLKPNNSNPRFLLFISAMSSSSSTKVTVEYAKSGRSSCKKCDEKIAAKYVRLGLVTKHPQGFDQTKWHHIHCFPFNSNFVSSVEDITGFSSLQSEDKEALEKLINKEILTLEKVSDADTNKIDRKQKETCEQLSAPEEEPVLELAFSTSDVRATYKVATLLPKWRAFQTIIYLEQDEGLHASSKIAAFDFDGCLANTSVKRVGANAWSLMHPSIPEKLQSLYNDGYKLVIFTNESNIERWKKSRQAAVDSKIGRLEQFIKVAGVPIQVFIACGLSKITPEDPFRKPKTGMWNIMKKQFNSGVPIDMDESFYVGDAAGRRGDHSDADIKFAQAIGLRFYVPEEFFGKEN; translated from the exons ATGCTAAGCTTAAACATCACCAGTTTCCTAAAAGTTCCTCTAAAACCCAACAATTCAAACCCTAGATTTCTCTTATTCATTTCTGcaatgtcttcttcttcttccacaaAAGTGACAGTGGAGTATGCGAAATCAGGCCGCTCATCATGCAAGAAATGCGATGAAAAGATTGCCGCAAAATATGTTAGATTGGGGTTAGTGACAAAACACCCTCAAGGCTTTGACCAGACAAAATGGCATCACATTCATTGTTTTCCTTTCAATTCTAATTTCGTTTCTTCTGTGGAAGATATCACTGGTTTCTCATCACTCCAG AGCGAAGACAAAGAAGCTTTGGAGAAATTGATTAACAAAGAGATTCTAACTTTGGAGAAG GTTTCTGATGCAGACACAAACAAGATTGACAGAAAACAAAAGGAAACCTGTGAACAG CTGTCTGCCCCAGAAGAGGAACCTGTGTTGGAGTTAGCCTTCTCTACTTCTGATGTGAGGGCCACTTATAAG GTTGCTACATTGTTACCAAAGTGGAGGGCATTTCAGACGATTATATATCTTGAACAG GACGAGGGGCTTCATGCTTCAAGTAAAATTGCCGCCTTTGATTTTGATGGTTGTCTTGCGAACACATCCGTGAAAAG AGTTGGTGCGAATGCTTGGTCTCTGATGCATCCTTCAATCCCGGAGAAGCTGCAGAGCTTGTACAATGACGGCTATAAGCTG GTAATTTTTACTAATGAATCCAACATTGAGCGCTGGAAGAAAAGTAGACAGGCAGCTGTGGACTCGAAAATTGGACGACTTGAACAATTTATCAAAGTTGCTGGTGTTCCAATTCAG GTTTTCATCGCTTGTGGCTTGAGTAAGATCACGCCAGAAGATCCCTTTCGCAAACCTAAGACCGGGATGTGGAATATTATGAAAAAGCAGTTCAATTCTGGAGTTCCCATAGACATGGACGA GTCTTTCTATGTTGGTGATGCTGCTGGCAGACGAGGTGATCATAGTGATGCTGATATTAAATTTGCACAG GCCATTGGACTAAGATTTTATGTTCCGGAGGAATTCTTTGGGAAGGAAAATTGA